The nucleotide sequence ACGATAAAATCAGTAAGTTGGTATTTTTTTAATCGCATTTACCGCAATTTCCTCCTTATACACAACTCTAAAACCGAAATCCTATTTTGACTAACATGgcattttatatatatcatcaGATGGTTAGGATTGATAAGAAACCAGCGTTAGGGCTTGTGAACGAGGAGCTTCATGGGGTGATGTCCGTGTCTGATCAATTAGCCTCTCAAGGCTCGTGTACTTCCTCCTCCGATggttattttctctctctatttttgcAGTTGATTTTCTTTTACTGACATACAATCTTCCGAGGTTCCTCACTAAAGATGTTGTATGTCTTGTTAACAGTTAAaataccataataataatatattggtGAAGAACAAACTGTGACTCTAGAGCTGGGAAAGTGGAGCATGTATGGCACAGTTAAACTGTATGCGCTTTAAACTAATTCAAAAAATGCGTGTATGTTTCTTGGTATCGTCTCTCACGTCTacctttgtgttttttttttgtttaagaaaatGATCAATGGAGCACCGGTAACTCGTTGCACTTGTGTAAATTTCTCAACGCTTCGCCTAGAGTTAGCTAATACATGCTGCCAATAATTGATTGGGAAGTGCTCCAGTTTAGGAATGGTCTGAATTCttaatatttttggtatttgtcACGCGATTTGCTTATATTTAAAAGAGTCACTAACTGACTTTTTAACCTTGATACCAGCAATGCCGACAGCAACCTGTTACTTCAATCATCTCTTGTCAACCTGAAAAAATTGAGGACGCACTGCGAGAGATCCACAAAAAGGCAGCTAACCTCCAAATTTTGATTGTGATATTGCCTGATACGACTGGTAAGTTTGCAAATTGGTTGGTCTCTAATTCTATGGTCTTTAATTCTATCTTAATTAATGCAAATATGGTTTCAACGTCTCAGTATTCTTTTGCAGGAAAGATCAAAAAGATATGTGACACATAGCTTGGCATTGTCTCACAGTGTATTCAGAGAAAAAAATGcatttaagcaaaaaaatagtCTGGAGTCTCTTGCCTTGAAGATTAATCTCAAGGTTTTTgccatctctctctttcttgttgCTTACATTCTTGCAAATTTCTTATGTTAAATAATGGTTTCTTGTACAGGCTTGTACAGGCTGGGGGGTGTAACTATGTTCTTCAGAAACAAATTCTACTCATAACTATCAGCCAACCATAATCTTTGGTGCTGACGTCACTCATCCAACAGAGGCGGGACAACTTTCTCTCGCTGCTGTATGaatcttatttattttacttgtaTCTACCCTTCACAAGTattatctcttttttatatAACCACATGTTGTTGCTTCCATGGACTGGCCTGAGATAAGCACATACCGAGCATTGGTTTCTGCTCAGACTATCATCCGAAAATAGCAGGTGAGACACCAAAGGGCTAGCACGTGTGCCTGGGATTGCTGCTTTCTCCTTGACACATCTTCCAAGTGTCATCTACTGGTGTCGCCATGCTTTCTTCAGTGATTGTAGTCTTTACATGTTTTATTGACAAAGATTGAACAGATGAGAGCTCTTTAGAATCAAGTTTGTCAGTACTAGCTGCCATGCTCTGTGTTTCATGTCGCATATCTAGGGGGAGATTTTAATGAGCCTCCCTCTTTTTCTGGGGCCAAATGTTGAATCCTAAAATCCACTAAAAAATATGGTTTTCATTTTCGGTGACTTGTCTAAAAAGTTATCCAAAAGAGGAAAGCCTAAGCTATGATCAACTAAGGAAATGTATGTCTTATTAATAACGAACAAGCCATGGATACAAAGGGTGTTTAAGTACAAGAGAGTATGAATGTAGTGAGACTATAGTTTAGCTATGGAGAAGATTGGGATCTTCTCTTCTTGGCTTCTCCTCCTCCATTTACAAGTCTTCGGTGGTGAACCATAATGATAATGTGATCTCGTGCATGGAGCAGGGGTCTTTATGGTGGTTTTTAGGCTCTAACGTACGATCATAGTACCTTTTTGAAAATACAATCATAGTTTTAGGCTTTAAATCGTTGGCCCAAATAAAGGCCCATTAACTCACAGATTCGTGTCACTTTCCCTAGCCGCACAGATAGAAAACAACGACAACAAGATCGAGACTATATTCACAAagaggacgaagaagaagagatccACAAACAAACGCAATGGGTGTAGGAATCTTAGCTTCTCGAGCGATTCGACCAGCTTCTCGTCTTCTCCGATCTCAACCCTCCAATCTCTTCCTCCGCACCATCGTCTCGAAACCAGAGCTCCAATCTCCCGAAGCCGCCGCTGTCTCTCAGCCCGAGCCTCCGAAGAATCAGATCCTCCCTCCGAGGAACCCCGTCGGCGGAGCGCGCGTCCATTTCACCAACCCTGAGGATGCGATCGAGGTCTTCGTCGACGGTTACGCGGTCAAAGTCCCTAAAGGCTTCACTGTTCTGCAGGCCTGCGAGGTCGCCGGAGTTGATATCCCGAGGTTCTGTTACCATTCTCGCTTGTCGATTGCTGGAAACTGCAGGATGTGTCTTGTTGAGGTTGAGAAATCTCCCAAGCCTGTAGCTTCATGTGCTATGCCTGCTCTTCCCGGTTAGTTTCGATCTGAtcctcgattgattgattgatagGTTGTTAAGTCATTTTTGGGGATGTTTGTTCTGAGAGTTTGTTTTGTAAACAGGGATGAAGATTAAGACGGACACACCAATAGCAAAGAAGGCGAGGGAGGGAGTGATGGAGTTTCTGTTGATGAACCATCCTCTGGATTGTCCTATATGTGACCAAGGAGGGGAGTGTGATCTTCAGGACCAGTCTATGGCCTTTGGATCTGACAGAGGCCGTTTCACCGAGATGAAAAGATCTGTTGTTGATAAGAATCTCGGTCCTCTTGTCAAGACTGTTATGACTCGGTGTATCCAGTGTACAAGGTTAGTGAAAGACAGTTTGATTCAAGTGAATGCGATGGTATTGATTATGTTTATGTCTTTGTAGGTGTGTACGATTTGCTTCAGAAGTTGCTGGGGTTCAGGATCTTGGAATGCTAGGCCGTGGAAGCGGAGAAGAAATTGGAACTTATGTTGAAAAGCTTATGACTAGTGAACTCTCTGGAAATGTTATCGACATCTGTCCTGTGGGAGCCTTGACCTCAAAGCCCTTTGCCTTTAAGGCCAGGAACTGGGAGTTGAAAGGAACGGAAACCATTGATGTTAGTGATGCTGTTGGGTCTAACATCCGTGTTGATAGTAGAGGACCTGAGGTGATGCGTATCATTCCACGCCTTAATGAGGTATGCTCAATAACTTTgttattaatgttttggtctggATGTTGAACCTGTGGTTGTTTCTGTTTAGGATATAAACGAAGAGTGGATATCTGACAAAACCCGATTCAGCTATGACGGTCTGAAAAGGCAAAGGCTGAGCGACCCTATGATTCGAGATTCAGATGGACGATTCAAGGCAGTGAGCTGGCGTGATGCCTTGGCCGTTGTGGGTGATATCATCCATCAGGTGAAGTCAGATGAGATTGTTGGAATAGCAGGTCAGCTATCTGATGCTGAATCCATGATGGTATTGAAAGACTTCGTTAACAGAATGGGTTCAGACAACGTCTGGTGTGAAGGAACAGCTGTTGGTGTTGATGCTGATCTTAGGTACAGCTATCTAATGAACAGTAGCATCAGTGGGCTTGAGAACGCAGATCTTTTCCTCCTCGTTGGTACCCAGCCTAGAGTTGAAGCTGCAATGGTGAACGCTAGGATCTGCAAGACAGTCCGTGCTTCGAATGCCAAGGTTGCATACATTGGTCCGCCTGCAGATTTCAACTACGACTGCAAACACCTCGGGACTGGACCTGATACCCTCAAGGAAATCGCTGAGGGACGTCACCCGTTCTGCTCGGCTCTCAAGAACGCCAAAAACCCTGCAATCATTGTTGGCGCCGGTCTCTTCAACAGAACGGACAAAGATGCTATCCTCTCTGCTGTTGAGTCCATTGCACAGGCCAACAATGTCGTCAGACCAGACTGGAACGGGCTTAACTATCTCCTCCTGTACGCTGCTCAAGCAGCTGCTCTTGATCTTGGTCTAATTCAACAGTCTGCTAAAGCCCTTGAGTCTGCGAAATTCGTCTACTTGATGGGAGCAGACGATGTAGATGTTGACAAGATTCCTAAAGACGCCTTTGTGGTTTACCAAGGTCACCATGGAGACAAAGCGGTTTACCGTGCAAACGTAATCCTCCCTGCTTCGGCCTTCACCGAGAAAGAAGGAACCTATGAGAACACAGAAGGATTCACCCAACAGACTGTTCCCGCTGTCCCGACGGTTGGTGATGCAAGAGATGACTGGAAGATTGTGAGAGCTTTGTCCGAGGTCTCGGGTGTGAATCTTCCATACAACTCAATAGAAGGTGTTAGATCGAGGATCAAGAGCGTCGCACCAAATCTAGTCCACACAGATGAACGAGAGCCAGCTGCTTTTGGGCCATCGTTGAAGCCTGAGTGCAAGGAGACAATGAGCACAACGCCGTTCAAACCAGTGGTCGAGAATTTTTACATGACAAACGCCATCACGAGAGCATCAAAGATCATGGCACAGTGCAGTGCTGTCCTCTTGAAGAAGTGAGAGCTTTCTCTgtttcacttttttttgtttgcaaaaaaaaataaaggtacCGAGTATTTGTTTGCTCTCTTTATTAAGGCCAAGTATCTGATTGTCGGTTTAAACTTGCAATAAGCACAAATGCAAAACTCTGCCGTATTGAATTTGATCGTTTAATTTGTTGCATCTTGTGTTTGTTCTTTGTACTGATTTGAATTTCCATGTGTAACTCTCTCTTTAATGTCATATACAAGTTTTCTCATTGCCGAACATTTTCAACATGTAAACTCCAATTTTACTTCTGTGCCAAATCCATCAAAAGAAACCAGCCAGTTTTCTTCTTCTAACAATTTGAGAGCCTTTGTCCCaataagaagaggaagaaaagagttaaactctttgttaGTTGAATCAAACATAACCGATAGATAAATATGAACTCTTAATCTCTTCTGACTTCTGAGCATGACAGCTACCGACAAAGGTCGGGATCGTTTATAGCCAAACAAAAGGAGGAAAAGACCAGATCCTATCAACACTGGATCAtaaactttattattcaaatctcaatcaaattaaaagaaaagaaagaacattatgaATTTGCCTCGATTCCAACGCGAAAGCAAAATctgaaaacagaaaagaaaatcaatcttattttctgttaactCGCTAAGAGCACACCAACAGTCAGATTCACGTCTGACGTAATTTTGAGTAGTTTGATGTTAAAAAATTTCCATGCATATGTTAAATAATTGGTTTGAATGGTAGTTTAATGGTACGAGCCAACTGGGTTCCTGGATGTGGAAGAAGATTCTCAAGCTCCTGGATAGGGCCAGAGATTTTTATAAGGTGGAGATAGGTGATGGAAGAACCACTTTATTCTGGTATATATGATTCTTGGTCTGAGCTGGGGGTTCTATCAAAGCTGCTAGGAGACAGAGGTGTTATCGATATGGGAATTAGAAGAGCTGCAACAGTGGAAGAAGTCTTATTCACGGATGGGAGAAGGAGAAGTCATAGAACACAGCTGCTAAATCAAGTTGAAGAAAGAGTTGAGTCTTTTGAGAAGAAAACATGATCTGGGaaaaaagatattaatttatgGAGAAATAAAGCTGGCTATAAGTCCCAATTCTCTTCAAAAGAGACCTGGCATCTTATGAGAGAAGACAGAGAAGAATGTAGTTGGTTCAAAGGGGTATGGTTCTCAGAAACCACTCCTAAATTTGCTTTCATCACTTGGTTAGCAATGCTGAATCGTCTATCAACCATGGACAGAGTGTCATGATGGATAAATGGGGTGGATCAAAAATGTGTTCTCTGCAACTCCTCTCCGGAGACACGAGACCACATGTTCTTTGACTGCTCATACTCGTCCGAAGGGTGGGAGTACCTCACTAAAGGGATACTTAAACAGTCATACTCACCTCAGTGGCTTGAAGTCAAGAAAATCATTTCGGAAAAAAACTATGGCTGTGGAGAAAGGGTACTGTGTCAGGTATGCAATGCAAAGCGCCATTCATGCGTTGTGGAGGGAAAGAAATAAAAGGAAGCATGGGGAGCCTCTTACACATGTCCATGTGTTTAAGAAGATTGTGTAGAAGAGCATAAGGAACAAACTTAGCTTGAACAGCAAGAATGGTCCCAAAAAGCTTAAATGAACTCTTTCTTTTGGTTTGGCAGTAAAGAGTAGAAGtagtatgaaaaaaaataatctttttaaattCTGACACACTCTGatgtaaaaaagtttttttatgaatactaatttaacattcattcaaaaaaataataataacaattggTTTGGGTAGAGaagaaaattgttttcattaaaaaaataatttctccCTTCACTTTTAACTTTCCATGGTTATTGGaaataatatttgtaaaaatcCTATCAAAACTCcttttattggaaaatatggaTTTGATCAATAATTTATATCAAAGATTATTTTGGATTATTAGAAAAATTGATTTACACTACAAATTCAACAGAAAAAAATACCACCTAAAGAGAtagaatttagaaaataaaacacaCACTCGATTATGGCTTATTGCTAACATGAGAAAAGAGTAGAGTAGAAGATAAGATAACCTCGTATAGCTCACAGCTTGCAAATCAACATTAGAACTAGGTGGTAacctgcgccttgcgcatgATGAATGAACTAAAAAtcatattgtttaatttaatagaTATAATACACACAAAGTGATAGTCGCCTTATTACTTCATTTGCGAATTGATCTTTCAAAATCAGAAAacattttattcttatttttaatataaggaAACAAAGGTTGCGGCTTGATTGAAAAATCAATCAATCTCAAATCAATAATCAATtctgattttgaaatttttcatatttcgttGCAATTTTTGTGTTATGTTAAATTATGTTAAAGATAAATACatgatatttctaaaaaataaaataaataaataaatacatgcTAATTATTTGTGAACCCGCAATTTTTACCCAATATCAAATTTTAGATAATCGGAAATATTCTTTAAGAATAAGCAaatactaaatataaatttattatgagtttaagataaaacaaaacataggcaatataattattatttaattcataaaaatatgattaaaatatgaaatgtaaaaaaagtaatagaattataaaatataaaagaaacaacaaaaaaactgataaaagcACAACTGGTGTGAATAGTTTCTTCAGGACTCTTGGTTTTTAAATCAACAACGGAGTTGAAGCCTGTCATTTGTGTTTTGCTTGAAAGAATGGTTTTTGATAGTTTGATGTCGGAATAAGAATGTGATGAGGAGATGTGTCCAAGGTTTGGTATTTATATACGTATGATTATCGCTGACGGTAATCTTTAGAGTTAGTGTGATAAAATCAAATCTCCCTGATTATAGAGAATTTTCACTAATTACAGTAACTTTACTTGCGCTCCAATTAAGAATTATAACTTActttaacataaaatatattaaatcaaaccaTAACAAATAAGGTAaacacaattaaaaataaactggGACGATAACCCCAACTTTCATAACCGTGtgccaaattttaaaattttggaaaataactttccttttttttactaACGTAATTGCCGTATCAATTTATGTATCTCGATCTTGTCATAGTAATtcactttctatttttaaaattgttattatatcTACATTTATTAACCGTGTgctgtagttttaaaattttgaaattttgataaACTTTCAGTTATATACAATCAATTTGACGTAGCTGATGTTGGATCAATTTTAGAAACGTGATCAAACTTTCATATATATACAACCACTAATTATGTAAGGAGTAAGGACTCGATTTGACATAGATACCCAGTTAAGTTAGctcaaaatacatattttacgTTTGATTATGCTAATACTATCAACATTAATTTATGTTAGACAAATAACTTGGATATGTCAATGACGTATAGTATATTACTGATGtttgtatatattaaaactCAAAACCTCACATTAGCTATGAATACATTTTATACACAATTTAATCTATATTCGACTACAATTAACATTATAGTTCTAAAGCATAATACGtaatacataaatatacaaTTGAGGTTGATACCGAAGTAGAAAACCTACGTAAATATGCAATAGCTGTGATGGCTGCACCAATTAAATGACCAACTCAATAGACCCAAAGGTTCGTCCAAGTCAGCTAATCACGGCCAGACCAAATAAAACCGCCGGTTTCATCGACGAATGTGCTCTTATCaagcaaaaataaatatatatgtaaggTTGCTATCGAAGTATAGTCACAGAACCAAAAATGATTATATGTTAAGCATATAAGATGTTAGTAATTTGGTTCGGCATGATTATATGAACCATAATAGTCAAAGAACCATAATCGTAAAAAAACCAAGACTTAACCAAACATGTATCTCGTGAATGGTTTAAGTGAATAATCGGATATAATACTTATGTAGAGATATAAAGTAATATATGAGAGAAATGTTAGTCTAGTGTATAATGGCAAACTATGTAAATAGTCTAGTGAGAAGAGGGCAATTAATTAATAGAGGTGAGAGTGATTGTAGTGTTGCCATATAGGAAATGGTATTCTTGTTAATAACACATGAGAGGAAGGTTAGATTCAAAtaatgctcctcaaataataagaaAGGGATTTCTGGCCTTGATATTTATTTCGACTGCTTCCTTATTATCCTCTACACATTTGAAATAAATTGAGGCCAAAACTCACAACCCTTAACGAATCAGTCACGTTCAATTCATTACTCACGTAAGAGATCGAAACAGGAATACCATTGGAGTCCGAAGCTTGTGTGACCGGAGTATCTTTTATCGCGGCGGAAGCGGAGAAGGCCCTGACAAGTAAAGGCTTACGTCAGTGAACATGGCGGGAAGAAAGACTTGGGGCTCGGAGAGTGTTGAGGAAGAGGAAAAAGGTAAATGTGGAGAAGGGCAGAGGAACCTTGGAGAATCTCAAAGTGTGGAAGCTGAAATATTTCTGGCTTCAAGGTTGTATCCTTTGATAAGTGCATGTGTAGGTAGGAATTTGTTCATGTTCAGGGAACTTAAGACATTCGTTGATTTATTTGGTCCATGTTTCCAAGGAGAATGTTGGTTATTAGGTATTGCTAAACCTATTGCACTACACTAATAATTTAAACTTTTCTATTGAATGTGTCAATAATTCAGCTGGAAAAATGTTATTAGCTAAATGGTTAAGCAATAAACTCAATTACAGTTCTGTATCACACTTCTCCAGCTCCAACGATATACATGAAGCTCTAAAGGCAGTGCTCGTTGCTGAGAAAACATTATAAACTGAGAAAATATGACTCAAGAACCATACAAGAGCTCCATTGTTTCCAATTAACTGAACCATAAGTCTTAAAAAAGATGATCTTCTAGTGGGAGCATAGGGAGGGAGAGCACATAATAGTTTCACCTTCCTACGCATCTaaaagcaaaggccaaagacgTCAAAACCAGATGACTAGATATGCAACACGTTTGCAAAATATATAACAGATTTGAATACTTATCTGATGAGCTGCTATTCAAGAGTATATCTCTGCAACATCATACAGTAGTTATTTAGTGGGAATGAGCTTGCCTGCTGTTATATCTTATCACCACAAGAGCGAGATAAAAAAACTCGATGTAGTTCTTGGAAGAATCTGTGGAAATAAGATAATATTGACCAAGATTTAGATCTTTCATAAGAagctaaaatattaatatggcTGAGCAACCAATTCTCCATTGCGTCAATCCAAAGAATGCATCAAAATGGTTAGACAAACTGGTCACTAGATAGGTACACTTAAGGCTCTGATATCAACAACTGAAGGAAGATTTATACAAAGGACAATCTTGCAAAGGAGTATACACAGTAGTTGTATCCTGCTTCTTCTCTTTCATAACTCACAAGTTGCTATAGGAATTACGTAGGAAACACGTGTAAGCTAAAGAGGAGGTTGTTACGAGTTAACGGGAAGGTTGTTACGAGTTAACGGGAGAGACACGTGTCGACTACGGAAGGAGGAAGTTAGCGGAGCCGTTAAGTGATCACGTGGAAAAAACAGAAGAgatataagaagaagaagatcattcTTTAGAAGTTAATCAGAAAAATATTGTTGCATTCTCTCTTGATTCTTTCTGGATTCATGTACTTCTCATTTAGCTTTTGAGTTGTTTCTTCGAGTATACTCTTGGCTAAAGAGAGTGATCCTTTGTTGAATAAACATTGAATCACATTTCTCTATCATTACGTTTTACTGTTACACAAGTAATCATTGAAGCTAATTTAACAAATCCAATTCATTACTACCTTATCCCATCTGTCAAAAGCCTGATGCAACAAAACaacatattgaatttttagACGATGAGAAACTGGTGAGAAGCAATTGTAGCAGcatactgaattttttttttgttaaaaacttaaaattgtATCAAATCCCCCATCAAAACTCTATCAAATCCCCCATCAAAATCTCCATCAAATCTCTAAAACCCACCAAATCCCACCAGGTCTAAAACCCTCAGAATTTTATGAAACCCCTAGTACAATTTGTTAGAACTTTTATAAATACCATAACCAATAAGGGAGGATTTGAAGAGGACCCAAAATTTGATGAAACCCCTAATACAATAAGCCCTCCTTAATTTCTATTCTTGAATGATCTAACTAATTGTTATCAAACTTATCAACTATTTAATTTAAGTACTAACTACTAATTATTGATAAGACGAAACAAATAAACGATCATTAAGAATGATTAATAGCATgacatttttaattatgagaaatcacaaaataaaatatttgatgatACGTTTTTTTATGGGATATTTAACATAATGATGTGCACCATCTAGGAAGAGATAAAACTCCTCCatcatatatatgatttttagaagattttttttgtttcattatattAGATTTAatcattattaatttttttaactgtatatgatattttatgctagtaatattttgtattattggttgggttatttttgttaaaaaacaaatatgtttttttctaatacatgaaaaaaagttcttaaattttacaattttagctacaaattttatatgaaattgAGGGAGTAATATCTTGTTGGGTTTGGTTGGTATATTTGGGGTtgtaaaaaagcaaaaaaaatacaaaaaattagcAAATCGAAATATCATCATTGCAATTTCTTacattttgattattttcttgACGATCTTTTCCGAAAACAAATTCCATTGGTTACTGACAAACCAATCATAATAAATTGTGATGGTATCACTCAGCCAACAGAGAACCAAAAAGTTTCTATTGTTGTTGTATGAATACTTTATGGAGGCccacaaaaacaaatattttgtggATGTTGTTGGTCTAGTATTTTAGTGGATTTAGTGATTTTTCtttgatttaattttgtttcacaattcattgattttaaaatcatcAATTAGATTTCAAAAATGATATagaattcaaaatcaaaataaatggaTTATTATAGATAAATCAAATGGATTTGCAATCAGTTCATCTTTGACTCTTTGTAGTAtagtataacatataagaaattaCATGTAATTTCTTATTACATATATCATATGTTATTCTAATAACATAAAATCTCTCCACATATTTGTTGCTATTGTCAGCTCTTTTACTTGATTGGCATGTGTGAGATTAGGTCAAGTTTAGTGCAcgcctcttcttcattcttcttTTTCAATCTATGAATCAACAAATTTGTGAAGAGAACTATTATATTTCTCCTTTTAAAGGGaattttcttaataataataataaacaattacTAACATCAGGAAGCTTGACAGGAAAATCACTAAAGAGGAACATGCAAAGGTATTTACTTTTATTCAAATAATTCTATTAAATTGttcaatcatttagtttgctaATGCTTTTTGTTATGTGCGACcatcatattaaattaaaatagcaGGGAGAAATAGACTTTAAAAAGACTCAGACTCAAGTTCCTAAGTTTACTaattcttatattgtatattgtaTTTGTAGTTGGAAAAAGCTCTCAAGAGTTTGAAAGTTGAGTTGACCTATTTGTTTCCAAAGAAAGAAGGCACATATTGAAGGAATTTCCGTCGATCTCATCCATATGCTTAAGTCAAAGCTTTAATCCATTTAGGCAACCTGAATTTGTTTGAAatagtttcttatattttggtttCATGGTAGCTTTTATCTATTTGATATTTCACATTCAACGCAAAAAATGGGTATTAAGGCGAAAGTCACAGACTATTTTACTAGCCGATATAGTCTCAAGGTAGAGTATTCATTTCTTATTGCAATCCGAATAGAGAATGATGCATACGTGTCAATGGAAGTAAGAGATTTCAATTCAAAcacttcatttattttatatcaatcaTCATTTGCAATTTATGTAAGTGTCGTTCTCGTGGTTTTTGCAGTTCTGTCTAATAGTTAGTGCCCGACAATACACAAAAGGTCTTAATGACCAGCAAGCGGCTGCATTCCGAAAAGCTTATGTCCAATCGGTAAGTtggtatttaattttaatggatttagacatttttcttagatttaattttgttttaataattcattgattttaaaataatctattaGATTTCAAAAAAGATATagaattcaaaatcaaaataaatgaattattatAGATAAATCAAATGGATTTGCAATCAGTTCATCTTTGACTCTTTGTagtataataaaacatataagaaaTTATAACATGTATTTACTCATTACATATATCATATGTTATTCTGATAACATAAATTCTTTCCACATATTTGTTGCTATTGTCGCTCTTTTACTTGATTGGCATGTGTAAGCTTAAGTCAAGTTTAGTGcaagcttcttcttcattcttcttTTTGAATGTATTAATCAACAAATTTGTGAAGAGAActattatttttctccttttaaagagaatttttttaataataataataaataatcacTAATAAAGACATTAGACAAACACATAATGGTCATATCGGTAAGTtggtatttaattttaatggatttagacatttttcttagatttaattttgttttaataattcattgattttaaaataatctattaGATTTCAAAAAAGATATagaattcaaaatcaaaataaatggaTTATTATAGATAAATCAAATGGATTTGCAATCAGTTCATCTTTGACTCTTTGTagtataataaaacatataagaaattataacatgtatttactcattatatatatcatatgttaTTCTGATAACATAAATTCTTTCCACATATTTGTTGCTATTGTCGCTCTTTTACTTGATTGGCATGTGTAAGCTTAAG is from Brassica napus cultivar Da-Ae chromosome A4, Da-Ae, whole genome shotgun sequence and encodes:
- the LOC106445022 gene encoding NADH dehydrogenase [ubiquinone] iron-sulfur protein 1, mitochondrial, whose translation is MGVGILASRAIRPASRLLRSQPSNLFLRTIVSKPELQSPEAAAVSQPEPPKNQILPPRNPVGGARVHFTNPEDAIEVFVDGYAVKVPKGFTVLQACEVAGVDIPRFCYHSRLSIAGNCRMCLVEVEKSPKPVASCAMPALPGMKIKTDTPIAKKAREGVMEFLLMNHPLDCPICDQGGECDLQDQSMAFGSDRGRFTEMKRSVVDKNLGPLVKTVMTRCIQCTRCVRFASEVAGVQDLGMLGRGSGEEIGTYVEKLMTSELSGNVIDICPVGALTSKPFAFKARNWELKGTETIDVSDAVGSNIRVDSRGPEVMRIIPRLNEDINEEWISDKTRFSYDGLKRQRLSDPMIRDSDGRFKAVSWRDALAVVGDIIHQVKSDEIVGIAGQLSDAESMMVLKDFVNRMGSDNVWCEGTAVGVDADLRYSYLMNSSISGLENADLFLLVGTQPRVEAAMVNARICKTVRASNAKVAYIGPPADFNYDCKHLGTGPDTLKEIAEGRHPFCSALKNAKNPAIIVGAGLFNRTDKDAILSAVESIAQANNVVRPDWNGLNYLLLYAAQAAALDLGLIQQSAKALESAKFVYLMGADDVDVDKIPKDAFVVYQGHHGDKAVYRANVILPASAFTEKEGTYENTEGFTQQTVPAVPTVGDARDDWKIVRALSEVSGVNLPYNSIEGVRSRIKSVAPNLVHTDEREPAAFGPSLKPECKETMSTTPFKPVVENFYMTNAITRASKIMAQCSAVLLKK